The Couchioplanes caeruleus sequence CCACGTCAAGCCCGGCGCCGAGCTGGACCTCGCGCCGCCGGCCGGCACGTTCACCCCGGCCTCGCTCGACGACGACCTGCTCCTGCTCGCCGGGGGCAGCGGCATCACGCCGGTGATGGCGATCATCAAGTCCGTGCTGGCGCACGGGCGCGGACGGCTCGCCCTGGTCTACGCCAACCGCGACGCGGGCTCGGTCATCTTCGCCGAGGAGCTGGCGGCGCTGCGCGAACGGCACCCCGACCGGCTCACGGTGACGCACTGGCTGGACCACGAGCGCGGCGCTCCCCGCGGGGAGGACCTGGCGCCGTTGCTGCGTCCGTACGCGGACAGGGAGGCCTTCGTCTGCGGACCGGAACCGTTCGTCGTCGTGGCTCGGCATGCCCTGGAAAGGGCCGGTGTGACGCCGGAGCGGATCCGGGTGGAACGGTTCAACTCGGTGCTGCCCGCCACTCTGGACGCGACCGCCGAGGTGACCCTGGACGGCCAGACCCACCGGCTGGCGTGGCCGGCCGGCACCCGCCTGCTCGATGTGATCATGTCGGCCGGGCTCAACCCGCCGTTCTCCTGCCGGCAGGGCAACTGCGGCACGTGCGCCTGTCGTCTGGTCGACGGCGAGGTCGAGCTGGTACGCAACGAGGTGCTCGAGGAGGAGGACTTCGC is a genomic window containing:
- a CDS encoding ferredoxin--NADP reductase — its product is MGETLAGREPAGPSAAAKPAPPFHRLRVARVIAETADAHSLVLSVPPALATAFGYQPGQYLTVRVPGGGGTVARCYSLSSSPHTDTELKITVKRVRDGQASNWICDHVKPGAELDLAPPAGTFTPASLDDDLLLLAGGSGITPVMAIIKSVLAHGRGRLALVYANRDAGSVIFAEELAALRERHPDRLTVTHWLDHERGAPRGEDLAPLLRPYADREAFVCGPEPFVVVARHALERAGVTPERIRVERFNSVLPATLDATAEVTLDGQTHRLAWPAGTRLLDVIMSAGLNPPFSCRQGNCGTCACRLVDGEVELVRNEVLEEEDFAEGYILACQAVARSDSVAVTYD